From the Oleiharenicola lentus genome, one window contains:
- a CDS encoding cytochrome b/b6 domain-containing protein, translating to MKLLRAPRWVIAGLLVILTAARAAEPSGYRKPAGPPVVPNSECMDCHEAEFKSRKKGQPKEWIGIKPEPYAHSAHKDLACIECHTAITEPEHPSKLPAVDCAACHQDTAAKHAFHPRLAEAPVPAGDDTACAQCHDPHEMLPVKDAAFAFRRESQTQACGRCHEKARDGYLASAHALRSSTTLSVEPDCLSCHRERVASVGPGCLPVELKLAQVQQCESCHVRKEEVVQRTLLGAKFVAGFNHSVHGSALLAGKENSASCVDCHGAHAMNKAAVGTASVNRLHLTDTCARCHEKEADGYRQSVHAVALGQGNLDSAGCTDCHGEHDIKPHTDPSSPVHKTNLAQQVCAECHASVRLTRRYGLASDTFKTFSDSYHGLAVRGGAVSVVNCASCHGSHVIKSQDDPSSSVHKANLMQTCGECHPGAGERFTIGAVHSSDEQKADSPILYWIATFYLILITVTIGGMLVHNGLDFLKKIRRKLAIQKGEIEEPHVAHRLYLRMTAHERWQHGALVVSFVVLVITGFMLRFPEAWWVVALRGVSDRAFEWRSLIHRVAGVVMLVAGAWHIGYLAFAPAGRKLFLDLLPRWRDVLDPWRVLKYNLGLAPTKPAFGRFSYIEKVEYWAMVWGTLLMGVTGALLWFDNTSINLFSKLGFDVSRTIHYYEAILATLAIIFWHFYFVIFNPDVYPMNLAWLTGRMSEAEMLEEHPLQLEEMKQAQKRAAKPPPGPPTQ from the coding sequence ATGAAACTCCTGCGTGCACCCCGTTGGGTGATCGCTGGCCTGCTGGTCATCCTGACTGCGGCCCGCGCGGCGGAGCCGTCCGGTTACAGGAAGCCCGCCGGTCCGCCGGTTGTGCCGAACAGCGAGTGCATGGACTGCCACGAGGCCGAGTTCAAATCGCGGAAGAAGGGTCAACCCAAGGAGTGGATCGGCATCAAACCGGAGCCCTATGCGCACTCGGCGCACAAGGACCTGGCGTGCATCGAGTGCCACACGGCGATCACCGAGCCCGAGCACCCGTCAAAGCTGCCAGCGGTGGACTGCGCTGCCTGCCACCAGGACACCGCGGCCAAGCACGCCTTCCACCCGCGACTGGCCGAGGCGCCCGTGCCGGCGGGCGACGACACGGCCTGCGCGCAGTGCCACGACCCTCACGAGATGCTGCCGGTCAAGGATGCCGCCTTTGCCTTCCGCCGCGAAAGCCAGACCCAAGCCTGCGGTCGCTGCCACGAAAAGGCCCGCGACGGCTACCTCGCTTCGGCGCATGCGCTGCGCAGCAGCACCACGCTTTCCGTCGAGCCCGACTGCCTCTCCTGCCACCGTGAACGCGTGGCCAGCGTTGGCCCCGGCTGCCTGCCGGTGGAGCTGAAGCTGGCCCAGGTGCAGCAATGTGAATCCTGCCACGTGAGGAAAGAGGAGGTCGTGCAGCGCACGCTCCTCGGCGCGAAGTTTGTCGCCGGTTTCAACCACTCCGTGCACGGCTCGGCCCTGCTGGCGGGCAAGGAGAACTCCGCCTCCTGTGTGGACTGCCACGGGGCGCATGCGATGAACAAGGCCGCGGTCGGCACCGCGTCGGTCAACCGGCTGCACCTCACCGACACCTGTGCGCGCTGCCACGAGAAGGAGGCCGACGGCTACCGGCAGAGCGTGCACGCCGTCGCGCTGGGGCAGGGCAACCTTGATTCCGCGGGTTGCACGGACTGCCACGGCGAGCACGACATCAAGCCGCACACCGATCCCTCCTCGCCGGTGCACAAGACCAACCTCGCGCAGCAGGTTTGCGCCGAGTGCCACGCTTCGGTGCGGCTCACGCGTCGCTACGGGCTCGCCAGCGACACCTTCAAGACCTTCAGCGACAGCTACCACGGCCTCGCCGTGCGGGGTGGGGCGGTGAGTGTGGTAAACTGCGCGAGCTGCCACGGCAGCCATGTGATCAAGTCGCAGGACGACCCGAGCTCCAGCGTCCACAAGGCCAACCTCATGCAGACCTGCGGCGAGTGTCATCCGGGGGCGGGGGAGCGTTTCACCATCGGCGCGGTCCACTCCAGCGACGAGCAGAAGGCCGATTCGCCGATCCTCTACTGGATCGCGACGTTCTATCTCATTCTGATCACCGTGACCATCGGCGGCATGCTGGTGCACAACGGGCTGGATTTCCTGAAGAAGATCCGGCGAAAGCTGGCCATTCAGAAGGGCGAGATCGAAGAGCCACACGTCGCGCACCGGCTCTACCTGCGCATGACGGCGCACGAGCGGTGGCAGCACGGGGCGCTCGTCGTGAGCTTCGTCGTGCTGGTCATCACCGGCTTCATGCTGCGTTTCCCCGAGGCGTGGTGGGTGGTGGCGCTGCGCGGCGTCAGTGACCGGGCCTTCGAATGGCGGAGCCTGATCCACCGCGTGGCGGGCGTCGTCATGCTCGTGGCCGGCGCCTGGCACATCGGCTACCTCGCCTTCGCTCCGGCCGGGCGGAAGCTCTTCCTCGACTTGCTCCCGCGCTGGCGCGATGTGCTCGATCCATGGCGCGTGCTGAAATACAACCTCGGCCTCGCGCCGACCAAGCCGGCCTTCGGACGCTTCAGCTACATCGAGAAGGTCGAATACTGGGCGATGGTCTGGGGCACGCTGCTCATGGGCGTGACCGGCGCCCTCCTCTGGTTCGACAACACCTCGATCAACCTCTTCTCGAAGCTCGGCTTCGACGTCTCGCGCACGATCCACTACTACGAGGCCATCCTCGCCACGCTCGCGATCATCTTCTGGCATTTCTACTTCGTGATCTTCAACCCCGACGTCTATCCGATGAACCTCGCCTGGCTCACCGGCCGGATGTCCGAAGCCGAGATGCTGGAGGAGCATCCGTTGCAGTTGGAAGAGATGAAGCAGGCGCAGAAGCGGGCAGCCAAGCCGCCACCCGGACCGCCCACGCAGTAG
- a CDS encoding cytochrome b/b6 domain-containing protein, with protein MGKVSSSLTRVVLLLAGVWGLASSALSAAEEAVLKPAEMAAPTVVPNSECLDCHEAEFKPRKKGQPKEWIGVRPELFTKSVHGKLNCVDCHNTITEPEHPSKLPPAQCASCHDKAVNQFAKSIHGMSHEMGSSDAASCASCHGTHYLVPVKQADSPVFKFNLAKTCGTCHDDDKITKDYRMGQTKAAGHYLDSIHGRALTQMGLIVAPSCNDCHGVHDIKRSVDKESHTHHANIAKSCGACHLGIEETYNASVHGQLLRKGDGKGPVCTDCHSAHDIEKPTNAHFKANSDQSCGKCHEDRLEHYRETYHGKAMALGQPNVASDVAACYDCHGHHDVFPVSDERSRLSKDKILATCQQCHPGVGPKFTQYQPHANPLDEVNYPILNKVFWFMTSLLIGVFGFFGLHTAFWLFRSIYLYLHDTKSFRAAVVQTHTDDENYTRFTPFERFLHLMMVTSFLALVITGMPLKFYYTDWAKLMFRLLGNAEVARTLHHYAAVVTFAYFFLHLAALVRGFWRNRGGLKDPVTGKFTFKRLLDLIFHPDSMVPSPQDWRDFIAHQKWFFGKGPRPQFDRWTYWERFDYFAVFWGVAIIGFSGLIMWFPGFFTQFLPGWVINIALVVHSDEALLAAGFIFSFHFFNTHFRIEKFPMDTVIFSGRISKTEMLHERKRWYDRLVAAGKLQVYRVKSDDWEGRKNIAKAWGFIFFGTGLVLLALIVYAMVSRLGH; from the coding sequence ATGGGCAAGGTATCGTCATCGCTCACCCGCGTCGTCCTGTTGTTGGCCGGCGTTTGGGGACTTGCGTCATCCGCATTGAGTGCCGCCGAGGAAGCGGTGCTGAAGCCAGCGGAGATGGCCGCGCCGACCGTTGTGCCGAACAGCGAGTGCCTGGACTGCCACGAGGCGGAGTTCAAACCGCGCAAGAAGGGCCAGCCCAAGGAATGGATCGGTGTGCGCCCGGAACTGTTCACGAAGTCCGTCCACGGGAAGCTAAACTGCGTGGACTGTCACAACACGATCACCGAGCCCGAGCACCCTTCGAAGCTGCCACCGGCGCAGTGCGCGAGTTGCCACGACAAGGCGGTCAACCAGTTCGCCAAGAGCATTCACGGCATGAGCCACGAGATGGGCTCGTCCGACGCCGCATCCTGCGCGAGCTGTCACGGCACGCACTACTTGGTGCCGGTGAAACAGGCCGATTCGCCCGTCTTCAAGTTCAACCTGGCGAAGACCTGCGGCACCTGCCACGACGACGACAAGATCACCAAGGACTACCGCATGGGCCAGACGAAGGCCGCGGGCCACTACCTCGACAGCATTCACGGCCGCGCGCTCACGCAGATGGGCCTGATCGTCGCCCCGAGCTGCAACGACTGCCACGGCGTCCACGACATCAAGCGCAGCGTGGACAAGGAATCGCACACCCACCACGCCAACATCGCGAAGTCCTGCGGCGCCTGCCACCTCGGCATCGAGGAAACCTACAACGCCAGCGTGCACGGGCAGCTGCTGCGCAAGGGCGACGGCAAGGGGCCGGTCTGCACCGACTGCCACAGCGCGCACGACATCGAGAAACCCACGAACGCGCACTTCAAGGCCAACAGCGACCAGAGCTGCGGCAAGTGCCACGAGGACCGGCTCGAGCACTACCGCGAAACCTATCACGGCAAGGCCATGGCCCTCGGCCAGCCGAACGTGGCGTCGGATGTGGCTGCGTGCTATGACTGCCACGGCCATCACGACGTGTTCCCGGTGAGCGACGAGCGCTCGCGGTTGTCGAAGGACAAGATCCTCGCCACCTGCCAGCAGTGCCACCCGGGCGTCGGGCCGAAGTTCACCCAATACCAGCCGCACGCCAACCCGCTCGACGAGGTCAACTACCCGATCCTGAACAAGGTGTTCTGGTTCATGACCTCGCTGCTGATCGGCGTGTTCGGCTTCTTCGGCCTGCACACGGCCTTCTGGCTCTTCCGGTCGATCTACCTCTACCTGCACGACACGAAATCGTTCCGCGCCGCGGTGGTGCAGACCCACACCGACGACGAGAACTACACCCGCTTCACGCCGTTCGAGCGCTTCCTGCACCTGATGATGGTGACCAGTTTCCTCGCGCTGGTGATCACCGGCATGCCGCTGAAGTTCTACTACACCGACTGGGCGAAGCTGATGTTCCGCCTGCTGGGCAATGCCGAAGTGGCACGCACGCTGCACCACTACGCGGCAGTCGTCACCTTTGCCTATTTCTTCCTGCATCTCGCGGCGTTGGTGCGCGGCTTCTGGCGCAACCGCGGCGGCCTGAAGGATCCGGTCACGGGCAAGTTCACCTTCAAGCGGCTCTTGGACCTCATCTTCCATCCCGACTCCATGGTGCCGTCGCCGCAGGACTGGCGCGACTTTATCGCTCACCAGAAATGGTTCTTCGGCAAGGGACCGCGCCCGCAGTTCGACCGCTGGACCTACTGGGAGCGCTTCGACTACTTCGCCGTGTTTTGGGGCGTGGCGATCATCGGCTTCTCGGGCCTGATCATGTGGTTCCCGGGCTTCTTCACGCAGTTCCTCCCCGGCTGGGTGATCAACATCGCGCTCGTGGTGCACTCCGACGAAGCGCTGCTCGCGGCCGGCTTCATCTTCTCATTCCACTTCTTCAACACGCATTTCCGCATCGAGAAGTTCCCGATGGACACGGTGATCTTCTCGGGCCGGATCTCGAAGACCGAGATGCTGCACGAGCGGAAGCGCTGGTATGACCGCTTGGTCGCCGCCGGCAAACTTCAGGTCTATCGCGTGAAGTCCGACGACTGGGAAGGCCGCAAGAACATCGCCAAGGCCTGGGGCTTCATCTTCTTCGGCACCGGCCTCGTGCTGCTGGCGCTAATCGTGTATGCGATGGTCTCGCGGCTGGGGCATTGA
- a CDS encoding type II toxin-antitoxin system RelE/ParE family toxin, translating into MRIVLHPEADREFAEAALYYETKRPGLGADFILAVDEAVADLRDFPYRWRIIEDGVRRGLIRRFPYAFYYWEKLAGEELEILSISHSKRHPLHWLGRYV; encoded by the coding sequence ATGAGAATCGTCCTGCACCCGGAGGCGGATCGGGAATTCGCCGAAGCCGCCCTTTACTACGAAACCAAACGTCCAGGCTTGGGCGCAGACTTTATCCTGGCCGTGGATGAGGCGGTCGCCGATCTCCGGGACTTTCCGTATCGCTGGCGGATCATCGAGGACGGCGTGCGGCGCGGACTCATCCGCCGCTTTCCCTACGCCTTCTACTACTGGGAAAAACTGGCCGGCGAAGAACTGGAAATCCTGTCCATCAGCCACAGCAAACGTCACCCACTCCACTGGCTTGGTCGATACGTGTAG
- a CDS encoding ThuA domain-containing protein — translation MKLRYPRSLVILSLLACAVSASAAPLRVLYFTKSSGYEHSVIKQDNGNPSYSEKILTKLGEREDIVFTTSKDGSKFSPEYLAQFDVLLFYTSGDLTSTGNDRHPGITTAGLSALFDFVANGGGFVGLHACSDTFHTMERGGGNNPRRLQRYRNYGAAADPFVKMLGGEFIRHGPQQVAIATITDRKFPGFDGFGDELKVNEEWYTLKDFMPDLRVLLVMQTAGMEGGDYARPPYPLAWARPHGKGRVAYNAMGHREDVWDSAYFQSMLAGMLKWAGNRAEADVTPNLEKVAPQHATIQAPPAEVKQ, via the coding sequence ATGAAACTCCGCTACCCCCGGTCATTGGTTATTCTGTCATTGCTGGCGTGTGCCGTGTCGGCTTCGGCCGCCCCGCTGCGCGTGCTCTATTTCACGAAGTCCTCGGGCTACGAGCACAGCGTGATCAAGCAGGACAACGGCAACCCGAGCTACTCGGAGAAAATCCTCACGAAGCTCGGCGAGCGTGAGGACATCGTGTTCACGACCAGCAAGGACGGGTCCAAGTTCTCCCCGGAATACCTGGCGCAGTTCGACGTGCTGCTGTTCTACACGAGCGGCGACCTGACCAGCACGGGCAACGACCGTCATCCCGGCATCACGACCGCCGGCCTGAGCGCGCTCTTTGACTTCGTGGCCAACGGCGGCGGCTTCGTCGGCCTCCACGCGTGCAGCGACACCTTCCACACGATGGAGCGTGGCGGCGGCAACAACCCGCGCCGGCTCCAGCGCTACCGCAACTACGGCGCGGCGGCCGATCCCTTCGTGAAGATGCTCGGCGGCGAATTCATCCGCCACGGCCCGCAACAGGTGGCAATCGCCACGATCACGGACCGGAAGTTCCCCGGCTTCGACGGCTTCGGCGACGAGCTTAAGGTGAACGAGGAGTGGTATACGCTGAAGGACTTCATGCCCGATTTGCGCGTGCTGCTGGTGATGCAGACGGCCGGGATGGAGGGTGGCGATTATGCGCGTCCGCCGTATCCGCTGGCCTGGGCCCGGCCGCACGGCAAGGGCCGCGTGGCCTACAATGCCATGGGCCACCGGGAGGACGTGTGGGACAGCGCGTATTTCCAGTCCATGCTCGCCGGCATGCTCAAGTGGGCCGGCAATCGCGCCGAAGCCGACGTGACGCCGAACCTGGAGAAGGTCGCACCGCAGCACGCGACGATCCAGGCGCCGCCGGCGGAAGTGAAGCAGTGA
- a CDS encoding NapC/NirT family cytochrome c, producing MSDESPSESVAPLRPRSHFNNWISALGAVLAIGALFSFALLTWMDLTGSNQNPYLGIFSYIVAPGFLIAGIAMAFFGAWAQRRWMLKHTTQPDKWRLDFNNRAQRRLLILFGCGGVVFLLLSAFGSYQSYHYAESNQFCGQVCHTAMNPEYQTYQRGAHARVDCVECHVGSGAQAFIEAKLNGTRQLIGFTLDNYQRPIPTPVHNLRPARETCEKCHWPEKFHGNVEMVFDHYLSNRKNDSHTVRMLMHVNSGRPGSPLGGIHWHVSPDSSVEYYAADEKRQDIVWMRVTDKKDGTVKIFRNETFKGEPPAGTVRTMDCMDCHNRPAHVFPTANESVEHAMALGTISGKLPNVKRTVVQALLQEDIATSAEAPGKIAEFLRAKYKDHADLPATIAATQEIYAKTIFPERKADWRVYPNNIGHKDWLGCFRCHDDKHKTEKGETVRASDCNSCHTILAQGKGEQLASISASGLEFEHPSGPYDEELTCADCHNGGIQGK from the coding sequence ATGAGTGACGAATCCCCGTCCGAATCCGTCGCGCCCCTGCGGCCGCGCTCGCATTTCAACAACTGGATCAGCGCCCTGGGCGCGGTCCTCGCCATCGGTGCGCTGTTCTCGTTCGCGCTGCTCACCTGGATGGACCTGACCGGTTCCAACCAGAATCCCTATCTCGGCATCTTCAGCTACATCGTCGCCCCCGGCTTCCTGATCGCCGGCATCGCGATGGCCTTCTTCGGGGCCTGGGCGCAGCGCCGCTGGATGCTCAAGCACACGACCCAGCCCGACAAGTGGCGGCTCGACTTCAACAACCGGGCGCAGCGGCGACTGCTCATCCTGTTTGGCTGCGGCGGCGTGGTGTTTCTGCTCCTCAGCGCCTTCGGCAGCTACCAGTCCTACCACTACGCCGAGTCCAACCAGTTCTGCGGCCAGGTCTGTCACACGGCGATGAATCCCGAATACCAGACCTACCAGCGCGGCGCGCACGCCCGCGTGGACTGCGTCGAGTGCCACGTCGGCTCCGGCGCGCAGGCCTTCATCGAGGCCAAGCTCAACGGCACGCGCCAGCTCATCGGCTTCACCCTCGACAACTACCAGCGACCGATCCCCACGCCCGTGCACAACCTCCGCCCGGCGCGCGAGACCTGCGAGAAGTGCCACTGGCCCGAGAAATTCCACGGCAACGTCGAGATGGTCTTCGATCACTACCTGTCCAACCGGAAGAACGACAGCCACACCGTGCGCATGCTCATGCACGTGAACTCCGGGCGTCCCGGCAGTCCGCTCGGCGGCATCCACTGGCACGTCAGCCCGGACAGCTCGGTCGAGTATTACGCCGCCGACGAAAAGCGACAGGACATCGTGTGGATGCGCGTGACCGACAAGAAGGACGGCACCGTGAAGATTTTCCGCAACGAGACCTTCAAGGGCGAGCCGCCCGCCGGCACGGTCCGCACGATGGACTGCATGGACTGCCACAACCGCCCCGCCCACGTCTTCCCGACCGCCAACGAGTCGGTCGAGCACGCCATGGCGCTCGGCACGATCAGCGGCAAGCTGCCCAACGTGAAGCGGACCGTGGTCCAGGCCCTCCTGCAGGAGGACATCGCCACCAGCGCCGAGGCGCCCGGCAAGATCGCCGAGTTCCTCCGGGCCAAATACAAGGACCACGCCGACCTTCCGGCCACCATCGCGGCCACCCAGGAAATCTACGCGAAGACCATCTTCCCCGAGCGCAAGGCCGACTGGCGCGTCTATCCCAACAACATCGGCCACAAGGACTGGCTTGGCTGCTTCCGCTGCCACGACGACAAGCACAAGACCGAGAAGGGCGAGACCGTCCGCGCCAGCGACTGCAACTCCTGCCACACCATCCTCGCGCAGGGCAAGGGCGAGCAGCTCGCCAGCATCAGCGCCTCCGGCCTGGAGTTCGAGCACCCCAGCGGCCCCTACGATGAGGAGCTGACCTGCGCCGACTGCCACAACGGCGGCATCCAGGGGAAGTAA